The following coding sequences lie in one Rutidosis leptorrhynchoides isolate AG116_Rl617_1_P2 chromosome 4, CSIRO_AGI_Rlap_v1, whole genome shotgun sequence genomic window:
- the LOC139844971 gene encoding uncharacterized protein, which yields MEGKKINFNRPLLSVRRNYGSRVANSQNNSSSRTKNETSVPVLLPSPSNKSDMYSGPLRDPGTVPFVWEQSPGRPKDERKSQKHHIVPKLPPGRILKPQNEDSDKITRDSKPITGPRKDSFERSKDYTNDISHLSDVCVVNRENEKPRITYGPNFLQFDDDDEEDTGSDYDEHENMPFKVCGLLPHFCLKGSIGLLNPVPGLSVRSRLPVSSANTRAGGFSINPPIQPARLTAYEHRSLVKNQKEHSDLKNESTEATNHQITQNKDGSGLYDRLQCHEISNSNFTESTPPVLEIKEVILQKKGLISFKELLAYDKAQEANSQNLAREKTLYVDTIHKVESVKADLKENDEGIFGISHMPAEPLKSDLVANNLKQDKEMITQTDVCKVPKVDQKVKASRQRGLDLPAPPPLPKSPSDSWLWRTLPSVSSKTGSLQSKSKYVSKTTAKLDKNVQSRYPQGLLHPIPES from the exons ATGGAAGGCAAGAAAATAAACTTTAATCGGCCACTTCTTTCGGTGAGACGTAACTATGGATCAAGAGTTGCTAATTCACAAAATAATTCTAGTTCTAGAACGAAGAATGAAACTTCAGTCCCTGTTTTACTTCCAAGTCCATCGAATAAATCCGATATGTATTCTGGCCCTTTgcgg GACCCGGGGACTGTTCCTTTCGTGTGGGAACAAAGTCCGGGGAGACCAAAAGATGAAAGAAAATCACAAAAACATCATATTGTCCCAAAACTTCCTCCAGGTaggattttgaaacctcagaacgaAGATTCGGATAAAATTACTCGTGATTCCAAACCAATAACGGGTCCCAGAAAAGACTCTTTTGAGAGATCGAAAGACTACACGAATGATATATCTCATTTAAGTGACGTCTGTGTAGTAAATAGGGAAAATGAGAAGCCGCGAATTACATATGGACCGAACTTTTTgcagtttgatgatgatgatgaggaagataCTGGATCCGATTATGATGAACATGAAAACATGCCGTTTAAGGTTTGTGGATTACTTCCACATTTTTGTTTAAAGGGTTCTATTGGTCTTTTAAATCCAGTACCAGGATTAAGTGTGAGGAGTAGATTGCCTGTTTCGTCTGCTAATACTCGTGCAGGCGGCTTTTCAATTAACCCTCCGATTCAG CCTGCTAGATTGACTGCATATGAGCACAGATCGCTAGTCAAGAACCAAAAAGAGCATTCTGATTTGAAGAATGAGTCAACCGAAGCTACCAACCATCAAATTACCCAAAATAAAGATGGGTCGGGACTTTATGATCGTTTACAATGTCATGAGATATCAAATTCCAACTTTACTGAATCAACTCCGCCCGTTTTAGAAATAAAAGAAGTAATTTTACAAAAGAAAGGTCTAATTAGCTTCAAGGAACTACTTGCTTATGACAAAGCACAAGAAGCAAATTCTCAAAATCTCGCGCGTGAGAAGACTCTGTATGTTGATACCATACATAAAGTGGAATCCGTCAAAGCTGATTTAAAGGAAAATGATGAGGGTATTTTTGGTATTTCACATATGCCCGCTGAACCATTGAAGTCAGATTTGGTTGCTAATAATCTGAAACAGGATAAAGAAATGATCACACAAACGGATGTCTGCAAAGTTCCCAAGGTTGACCAAAAAGTCAAAGCTTCTCGACAACGCGGGTTGGATTTGCCTGCTCCTCCACCGTTGCCAAAATCTCCATCAGATTCATGGCTTTGGCGTACATTGCCTTCCGTGTCATCTAAAACTGGATCTTTACAGTCAAAATCAAAATACGTTTCGAAGACAACGGCAAAATTGGATAAAAACGTCCAGTCACGATATCCTCAG GGACTACTACATCCTATACCAGAAAGTTAG